In Trichocoleus desertorum NBK24, the following are encoded in one genomic region:
- the fusA gene encoding elongation factor G — translation MSRTTPLERVRNIGIAAHIDAGKTTTTERILFYSGVVHKIGEVHDGTAITDWMEQERERGITITAAAISTAWARRDPKNPTKALAGEPEYKINIIDTPGHVDFTIEVERSMRVLDGVIAVFCSVGGVQPQSETVWRQADRYKVPRMVFVNKMDRTGANFFKVYGQIRDRLRANAVPVQIPIGTEENFKGLVDLVRMRAHIYKNDLGTDIEETEIPAEFQEQAEEFRIKLIESVAETDDTLTEKYLNGEELTEEEIRAAIRKGTIAGMIVPMLCGSAFKNKGVQQMLDAVIDYLPAPVDIPPVQGTLPDGSTVERGPNDSEPFSALAFKVMSDKFVGRLTFVRVYSGVLKKGSYILNASKNKKERVSRLIILKADDRIDVDELRAGDLGAIPGLSDTLTGDTLCDENAPVILESLYIPEPVISVAVEPKTKQDMEKLSKALKALSEEDPTFRVSIDPETNQTVIAGMGELHLEILVDRMLREFKVEANVGAPQVAYRETIRKAVKAEGKFIRQSGGKGQYGHVVIELQPGETGSGFEFVSKIVGGTVPKEYIAPAEQGMKEACESGILAGYPVIDVKVTMVDGSYHDVDSSEMAFKIAGSMAIKEAVMKASPVLLEPVMKVEAEAPEEFLGSVMGNLISRRGQIEGQTVEQGIAKVTTKVPLAEMFGYATDIRSMTQGRGTFTMEFSQYDEVPRNVAETIIAKSKGNA, via the coding sequence GTGTCACGCACCACCCCGCTTGAGCGAGTACGCAACATTGGTATTGCTGCCCACATTGATGCGGGCAAAACTACAACAACAGAGCGAATTTTATTCTACTCCGGTGTAGTTCACAAGATTGGCGAAGTCCATGACGGAACTGCTATCACTGACTGGATGGAACAAGAGCGGGAGCGGGGCATTACCATCACTGCTGCCGCAATCAGTACTGCTTGGGCTCGTCGCGACCCTAAAAATCCGACCAAAGCTTTGGCAGGCGAACCTGAATACAAGATCAACATCATTGATACTCCGGGTCACGTAGATTTCACGATTGAAGTGGAACGCTCCATGCGGGTGTTAGACGGCGTTATTGCTGTCTTTTGCTCAGTAGGCGGCGTTCAACCTCAGTCTGAAACTGTATGGCGTCAAGCCGATCGCTACAAAGTTCCTCGAATGGTCTTTGTCAACAAAATGGATCGGACTGGAGCTAACTTCTTTAAGGTTTACGGTCAAATCCGCGATCGCTTACGCGCCAATGCGGTTCCAGTGCAAATCCCCATTGGTACTGAGGAAAACTTCAAGGGTCTTGTAGATTTGGTGCGCATGCGTGCCCATATTTACAAAAATGACTTGGGAACTGACATTGAGGAAACTGAAATTCCTGCGGAATTTCAGGAGCAGGCTGAGGAGTTCCGCATCAAGTTAATCGAGTCTGTTGCGGAAACCGATGATACGCTCACCGAGAAGTATCTGAATGGTGAAGAGCTAACGGAAGAGGAAATTCGAGCCGCGATCCGTAAAGGAACCATTGCTGGAATGATTGTCCCGATGCTCTGTGGCTCTGCCTTCAAAAACAAAGGTGTGCAGCAAATGCTGGACGCAGTGATTGATTACCTGCCTGCTCCAGTTGATATTCCTCCCGTTCAAGGAACACTGCCCGATGGCTCAACAGTCGAGCGGGGTCCAAACGACAGTGAGCCGTTCTCAGCTCTAGCCTTTAAGGTGATGTCCGATAAGTTCGTCGGTCGGTTAACCTTCGTTAGAGTCTACTCAGGTGTCTTGAAGAAAGGTAGCTACATCCTTAACGCTTCCAAAAACAAGAAAGAGCGCGTCTCCCGCCTCATTATCTTGAAAGCGGATGACCGGATTGATGTAGATGAACTGCGTGCTGGTGACTTGGGGGCTATTCCTGGCTTGTCAGATACCTTGACTGGGGACACGCTTTGCGATGAAAATGCTCCTGTAATCCTGGAATCTCTTTACATCCCAGAGCCTGTAATCTCGGTGGCGGTTGAGCCAAAAACCAAGCAAGACATGGAAAAGCTTTCAAAGGCCCTAAAAGCGCTTTCGGAAGAAGATCCAACTTTCCGGGTTAGCATTGACCCTGAAACCAACCAAACCGTGATTGCTGGCATGGGTGAACTGCACCTAGAAATTCTTGTAGATCGCATGCTACGGGAATTCAAGGTGGAAGCCAATGTAGGTGCCCCCCAAGTCGCTTACCGTGAAACTATCCGCAAGGCAGTTAAAGCTGAAGGCAAATTTATCCGCCAAAGCGGTGGTAAGGGTCAATACGGTCACGTTGTGATTGAACTGCAACCGGGTGAAACAGGCAGTGGCTTTGAGTTTGTCTCTAAGATTGTTGGTGGTACTGTACCTAAAGAGTACATCGCCCCAGCAGAACAGGGCATGAAAGAAGCCTGTGAGTCTGGAATTCTGGCTGGCTACCCAGTGATTGATGTAAAGGTCACGATGGTAGACGGTTCTTATCACGACGTGGATTCTTCGGAAATGGCTTTTAAGATTGCTGGTTCAATGGCAATCAAAGAAGCTGTAATGAAGGCATCCCCTGTTCTACTAGAACCTGTGATGAAAGTTGAGGCTGAGGCTCCTGAGGAATTCCTTGGCTCCGTCATGGGTAACCTCATTTCCCGTCGAGGCCAGATTGAAGGCCAAACTGTTGAACAGGGAATTGCTAAGGTGACCACTAAGGTTCCCTTAGCTGAGATGTTTGGATATGCCACGGACATCCGGTCTATGACTCAGGGCCGCGGTACGTTTACGATGGAATTCAGCCAGTATGATGAGGTACCTCGCAATGTGGCTGAAACAATCATCGCGAAGAGTAAAGGGAACGCATAA
- the psbA gene encoding photosystem II q(b) protein has translation MTTTLQRRESANLWEQFCNWVTSTDNRLYVGWFGVLMIPTLLSATICFIIAFIAAPPVDIDGIREPVAGSLIYGNNIISGAVVPSSNAIGLHFYPIWEAASLDEWLYNGGPYQLVIFHFLIGVFCYMGREWELSYRLGMRPWICVAYSAPVAAATAVFLIYPIGQGSFSDGMPLGISGTFNFMLVFQAEHNILMHPFHQLGVAGVFGGALFSAMHGSLVTSSLVRETSENESQNYGYKFGQEEETYNIVAAHGYFGRLIFQYASFNNSRALHFFLGAWPVIGIWFTSLGISTMAFNLNGFNFNQSIIDSQGQVIGTWADVLNRANLGMEVMHERNAHNFPLDLAAGEAAPVALTAPAIHG, from the coding sequence ATGACTACTACTCTACAGAGACGCGAAAGCGCCAACCTGTGGGAGCAGTTCTGCAACTGGGTCACCAGCACCGACAACCGCCTCTATGTAGGCTGGTTCGGCGTCCTGATGATTCCTACCCTGCTCTCTGCCACCATCTGCTTCATCATCGCTTTCATCGCCGCTCCTCCCGTTGATATCGATGGTATCCGTGAGCCTGTCGCTGGCTCCCTCATCTACGGCAACAACATCATCTCCGGTGCCGTTGTTCCTTCCTCCAATGCGATCGGCCTCCACTTCTACCCCATCTGGGAAGCTGCTTCCCTCGATGAGTGGCTCTACAACGGTGGCCCTTACCAGTTGGTGATTTTCCACTTCCTCATTGGCGTCTTCTGCTACATGGGTCGTGAGTGGGAACTCTCCTACCGCCTCGGTATGCGTCCTTGGATCTGCGTTGCTTACTCTGCACCCGTAGCAGCAGCAACCGCAGTCTTCCTCATCTACCCTATCGGCCAAGGTTCCTTCTCCGATGGCATGCCCCTCGGTATCTCCGGTACCTTCAACTTCATGTTGGTCTTCCAAGCTGAGCACAACATCTTGATGCACCCCTTCCACCAACTTGGTGTGGCAGGTGTGTTCGGGGGCGCTCTGTTCTCCGCGATGCACGGTTCCTTGGTGACTTCCTCCTTGGTACGTGAAACCAGCGAGAACGAGTCTCAGAACTACGGTTACAAGTTTGGTCAAGAAGAAGAGACCTACAACATCGTGGCAGCTCACGGCTACTTCGGCCGCTTGATCTTCCAATATGCGTCCTTCAACAACAGCCGGGCTCTGCACTTCTTCTTGGGTGCATGGCCTGTGATCGGCATCTGGTTCACGTCCTTGGGCATCAGCACGATGGCGTTCAACCTGAACGGATTCAACTTCAACCAGTCCATCATCGACTCACAGGGTCAAGTGATTGGCACCTGGGCTGACGTACTGAACCGTGCGAACCTGGGGATGGAAGTGATGCACGAGCGCAACGCTCACAACTTCCCCCTCGACCTGGCTGCTGGCGAAGCTGCTCCTGTAGCGCTAACCGCTCCTGCTATCCACGGTTAA
- a CDS encoding GNAT family N-acetyltransferase → MRIRSANSDDVALIFSFIKKKAEFDRKVGAFLSDLRTSEEKIYKTLFGAVPLAYVLFAEFSGSEVGFALYGFRYSSFAGQPSIWLDDLYVDKAMRSQGVGAALMTRLAQISQENDCTHLAWNADARNTRGLSFYRRLGAEVTEQHGYRCFLRWVPSPDTQQAIEN, encoded by the coding sequence ATGAGAATCAGATCCGCCAATTCCGATGACGTGGCGCTAATTTTCTCGTTCATTAAGAAGAAAGCAGAGTTTGATCGAAAGGTCGGGGCCTTTCTCAGCGACTTGCGGACGTCTGAAGAAAAAATATACAAAACGCTTTTTGGTGCAGTTCCCCTGGCTTACGTCTTGTTTGCAGAGTTTTCAGGAAGTGAGGTCGGCTTTGCCTTGTATGGATTTAGATATTCATCGTTCGCGGGTCAACCCAGTATTTGGCTCGATGATCTGTATGTAGATAAAGCAATGAGAAGTCAAGGTGTAGGTGCAGCGTTAATGACTCGTCTGGCTCAGATTTCTCAGGAAAATGATTGTACTCATCTTGCCTGGAATGCTGATGCTCGCAATACTCGTGGACTTAGTTTTTATCGCCGATTGGGTGCAGAAGTGACAGAGCAACACGGCTATCGATGTTTTTTAAGGTGGGTGCCGTCACCTGATACCCAGCAAGCTATAGAAAACTAG
- the pheA gene encoding prephenate dehydratase — MAVSIAHLGPSGTNAETAALAFSHHLSQATGQATQLCPYSNIGQTLRAVAQGDTQMAVVPVENSIEGIVTITLDTLWQLDRLQIQQALVLPIVHALLSQSKSLEAIKTVYSHPQALAQCQEWLEKFLPQAQLIANNSTTEALQFLDDNPTIGAIASPRAAQLYNLPMLAHPINDYPGNCTRFWVLSLDPALGGTHTSLGFSVGANVPGALVKPLQVLAERGINLSRIESRPTKRSLGDYLFFMDFEADLRESSVQAALIELKNYTETLKIFGSYSIQDIPLETLPL; from the coding sequence ATGGCGGTATCAATTGCTCATTTGGGGCCTTCTGGCACTAATGCAGAGACAGCAGCATTGGCTTTTTCGCACCATCTATCCCAAGCGACAGGCCAAGCCACTCAGCTTTGCCCCTACTCCAATATTGGGCAAACTCTGCGAGCCGTAGCCCAAGGGGATACCCAAATGGCAGTCGTGCCAGTAGAAAACTCGATTGAAGGGATAGTTACTATTACCTTAGATACGCTTTGGCAGCTAGATCGGTTGCAGATTCAGCAAGCCTTGGTTTTACCGATTGTGCATGCGTTGCTGTCGCAATCGAAAAGTTTAGAAGCAATCAAGACGGTTTATTCTCATCCCCAAGCTCTGGCTCAGTGCCAAGAGTGGCTAGAAAAGTTTTTGCCCCAAGCCCAGTTAATTGCCAACAATTCCACGACTGAAGCCCTCCAGTTTTTGGATGATAACCCCACCATTGGCGCGATCGCGTCTCCACGGGCGGCCCAGCTCTACAATTTGCCAATGTTGGCCCATCCGATTAATGACTACCCTGGCAACTGCACAAGGTTTTGGGTCTTGAGCCTAGATCCTGCCCTTGGCGGCACTCATACTTCCTTAGGGTTTAGTGTGGGGGCTAACGTACCTGGAGCTTTGGTAAAACCCCTGCAAGTTTTGGCCGAACGAGGAATTAACCTGAGTCGCATCGAATCTCGCCCTACCAAGCGATCGCTCGGTGATTATTTGTTCTTTATGGATTTTGAAGCAGACTTGCGAGAATCATCTGTTCAAGCTGCTCTAATAGAGCTAAAAAACTATACTGAAACTCTCAAAATTTTCGGTAGTTACTCGATACAAGATATTCCCCTAGAAACCCTGCCCCTGTAA
- the rpsL gene encoding 30S ribosomal protein S12 gives MPTIQQLIRSERQKVQKKTKSPALKSCPQRRGVCTRVYTTTPKKPNSALRKVARVRLTSGFEVTAYIPGIGHNLQEHSVVMIRGGRVKDLPGVRYHIIRGTLDTAGVKDRRQGRSKYGTKRATAKKK, from the coding sequence ATGCCCACTATCCAGCAACTCATTCGTAGCGAACGTCAGAAAGTTCAGAAGAAAACCAAATCCCCGGCTCTGAAGAGTTGCCCTCAGCGTCGTGGCGTTTGCACAAGAGTTTACACGACTACTCCTAAGAAGCCAAACTCTGCCCTGCGCAAAGTCGCAAGGGTTCGCCTCACCTCTGGTTTTGAGGTGACAGCTTATATTCCAGGTATTGGTCACAACCTGCAAGAACACTCTGTGGTCATGATCCGGGGTGGTCGGGTCAAAGACCTACCTGGTGTGAGATACCACATCATCCGGGGGACTCTTGATACCGCTGGAGTTAAAGACCGCCGCCAAGGTCGCTCCAAGTATGGTACTAAGCGCGCTACCGCCAAAAAGAAGTAG
- the tuf gene encoding elongation factor Tu, producing MARAKFERTKPHVNIGTIGHVDHGKTTLTAAITMTLAALGQAAARNYEQIDAAPEEKARGITINTAHVEYETANRHYAHVDCPGHADYVKNMITGAAQMDGAILVVSAADGPMPQTREHILLAKQVGVPAMVVFLNKEDMVDDAELLELVELEVRELLSSYDFPGDDIPIVSGSALQAVETMTANPKTQRGENQWVDKIHQLMDEVDAYIPTPEREVDKPFLMAVEDVFSITGRGTVATGRIERGKIKVGDTVELVGIKDTRSTTVTGIEMFKKSLEEGMAGDNAGLLLRGIQKADIERGMVIAQPKSITPHTQFESEVYVLKKEEGGRHTPFFPGYRPQFYVRTTDVTGTITTFTSDDGSEAEMIMPGDRIKMTVELINPIAIEQGMRFAIREGGRTIGAGVVSKILK from the coding sequence ATGGCACGCGCAAAGTTTGAACGGACTAAACCCCACGTTAACATCGGTACCATTGGTCACGTTGACCACGGTAAGACCACTCTGACTGCTGCAATCACAATGACTCTGGCTGCTCTAGGTCAGGCAGCAGCTAGAAACTATGAGCAAATTGATGCTGCACCTGAAGAAAAGGCACGGGGCATTACGATTAACACAGCTCACGTAGAGTACGAGACTGCCAATCGTCACTACGCTCACGTAGATTGCCCTGGTCACGCTGACTATGTGAAAAACATGATCACGGGTGCCGCTCAGATGGATGGTGCCATCCTGGTGGTATCTGCGGCTGATGGTCCTATGCCTCAAACTCGTGAGCACATCCTGCTGGCGAAGCAGGTAGGTGTTCCAGCAATGGTCGTCTTCCTGAATAAAGAAGACATGGTGGATGATGCAGAACTGCTTGAGTTGGTGGAACTCGAAGTTCGCGAACTCCTCAGCTCTTACGACTTCCCTGGTGACGATATCCCCATCGTTTCGGGTTCGGCACTGCAAGCCGTAGAAACCATGACTGCTAATCCCAAAACGCAGCGCGGTGAAAACCAGTGGGTTGACAAGATTCACCAACTCATGGATGAAGTTGATGCTTACATCCCAACTCCTGAGCGTGAAGTTGATAAGCCTTTCCTGATGGCGGTAGAAGACGTATTCTCCATCACAGGTCGTGGTACAGTCGCAACTGGCCGAATTGAGCGTGGCAAAATCAAGGTTGGTGACACCGTTGAATTGGTGGGTATTAAGGACACTCGCAGCACCACTGTAACTGGTATCGAGATGTTCAAGAAGAGCCTTGAAGAAGGGATGGCTGGTGACAACGCGGGTTTGCTACTGCGTGGTATCCAGAAGGCTGATATTGAGCGGGGCATGGTAATTGCTCAGCCCAAATCCATCACTCCTCACACTCAGTTTGAGTCTGAAGTGTATGTTTTGAAGAAGGAAGAAGGCGGTCGTCATACTCCTTTCTTCCCTGGCTATCGTCCTCAGTTCTACGTTCGTACTACTGATGTAACTGGTACCATCACCACCTTTACTTCCGACGATGGTAGTGAAGCTGAAATGATTATGCCCGGCGATCGCATCAAGATGACCGTAGAACTGATCAACCCAATCGCGATTGAGCAAGGGATGCGCTTTGCGATTCGTGAGGGTGGTCGTACTATCGGTGCGGGTGTCGTTTCTAAGATCCTCAAGTAA
- a CDS encoding LuxR C-terminal-related transcriptional regulator: MTARLLPHPVETQFLKTPFRTSSNTPLTSRHTCKSHMARRDDVPPANTSGLEMIWTALLESLPQGVMVFSRNLQPLYLNEKANHLCQLLASGDRQSASLPLAVSEICYRLLKNMSSGKQPLVVERQTPQDQLIRIRASWLPVNLQDCAAGSPSDSQYILVILDNSTEALQEELRIEQKRYDLTERESEIWMLLRQECSYQEIARTLRISLNTVKTHVKNIYAKKRSGQWCEQVVVF; encoded by the coding sequence ATGACAGCCCGTCTACTGCCCCATCCTGTAGAAACTCAATTCCTCAAGACCCCTTTTAGAACTTCCTCTAATACCCCGCTCACTAGCAGACATACCTGCAAATCGCACATGGCTCGAAGAGATGATGTGCCTCCAGCCAATACCTCCGGTTTAGAGATGATCTGGACTGCGTTGCTAGAATCTCTGCCCCAAGGAGTGATGGTTTTCTCACGTAACCTTCAGCCTCTTTACCTGAACGAGAAAGCTAACCATCTGTGCCAACTGCTCGCTTCAGGCGATCGCCAATCTGCTAGTCTGCCTTTGGCAGTTTCAGAAATCTGCTATCGATTACTAAAAAATATGAGTTCTGGCAAACAACCGCTCGTTGTAGAACGTCAGACTCCCCAAGACCAGTTAATCCGCATTCGAGCAAGTTGGCTACCCGTGAACCTACAGGACTGTGCTGCTGGCTCGCCGAGCGATTCTCAGTACATTTTAGTGATTTTGGACAACTCCACCGAAGCCTTGCAGGAAGAATTACGCATCGAGCAAAAAAGATACGACTTGACCGAGCGTGAGTCGGAAATTTGGATGCTACTGCGACAAGAATGCAGCTACCAAGAGATCGCTAGAACTCTCCGCATCAGCTTGAATACTGTAAAAACCCACGTTAAAAATATCTACGCCAAAAAACGGAGTGGTCAATGGTGCGAACAGGTTGTGGTGTTTTGA
- the rpsJ gene encoding 30S ribosomal protein S10 has product MQQQKIRIRLKAFDRRLLDTSCEKIVDTANRTNATAVGPIPLPTKRRIYCVLRSPHVDKDSREHFETRTHHRIIDIHQPSSKTIDALMKLDLPAGVDIEVKL; this is encoded by the coding sequence ATTCAGCAGCAAAAAATCCGTATCCGTCTTAAAGCTTTTGACCGTCGTCTTTTAGACACTTCTTGCGAAAAAATTGTTGATACGGCAAATCGCACAAATGCAACGGCAGTAGGCCCTATCCCTTTACCCACCAAGCGAAGAATTTATTGTGTTCTGCGATCGCCTCACGTAGACAAAGATTCTCGTGAACACTTTGAAACTCGGACTCACCATCGGATCATTGATATTCATCAGCCTTCTTCTAAGACCATTGATGCCCTGATGAAACTAGATTTACCCGCAGGTGTGGATATTGAAGTCAAGCTCTAG
- the cofG gene encoding 7,8-didemethyl-8-hydroxy-5-deazariboflavin synthase subunit CofG produces MSLSTPSVVTFSPAYTLVPTYECFNRCTYCNFRVDPGQDVWLSLSEAETRLRRVQSQGAVEVLLLSGEVHPNSPQRADWLERIHDLAELALSLGLLPHTNVGPLGFDEMLRLKGVNVSMGLMLEQVTPKLLATVHRHAPSKVPELRLQQLAWAGELQIPFTTGLLLGIGETPSERWATLEAIARIQERWGHIQEVILQPHSPGQNQTWAGAAFAPEALIEVIATARQILPDSITLQIPPNLIQQPELLFACLAAGARDLGGIGPRDEVNPDYSHPEIETLTAILAQAGWSLVPRLPVYPQYDDWLPTRLQSVVHQWRSAIKPQIGNFSSH; encoded by the coding sequence ATGTCTTTGTCTACTCCATCTGTTGTCACCTTTAGTCCTGCCTACACTCTGGTACCGACTTATGAGTGCTTTAATCGCTGCACCTACTGCAATTTCCGCGTCGATCCAGGTCAAGACGTTTGGTTGTCTTTAAGCGAAGCAGAAACTCGACTGCGACGAGTTCAGTCCCAAGGTGCAGTTGAAGTTTTGCTACTCAGTGGTGAAGTACATCCAAATAGCCCCCAGCGAGCAGACTGGTTGGAGCGAATTCATGACTTAGCCGAGTTAGCTTTATCTTTAGGGCTACTACCTCATACCAATGTAGGGCCGCTTGGTTTCGACGAGATGCTTCGGTTGAAGGGTGTGAATGTTTCTATGGGGTTGATGCTAGAGCAAGTTACCCCTAAGTTATTAGCCACCGTACATCGTCATGCCCCTAGTAAAGTACCTGAACTAAGGCTGCAACAGTTGGCCTGGGCGGGTGAACTACAAATCCCTTTTACGACAGGATTATTATTAGGAATTGGTGAAACTCCTTCTGAACGGTGGGCTACCCTAGAAGCGATCGCGCGGATACAAGAGCGTTGGGGGCATATTCAAGAAGTAATTTTGCAACCTCATAGTCCAGGTCAAAACCAAACTTGGGCGGGTGCTGCCTTTGCCCCAGAAGCTCTGATCGAGGTAATTGCGACGGCTCGCCAGATTTTACCTGACAGTATTACTTTACAAATTCCCCCTAATCTCATCCAACAACCGGAACTATTATTCGCTTGCTTAGCCGCAGGTGCGAGAGATTTGGGTGGGATTGGGCCACGAGATGAAGTAAACCCTGACTACTCTCATCCCGAAATAGAAACTTTAACAGCAATCTTGGCCCAGGCTGGATGGTCTTTAGTTCCTCGTTTGCCAGTTTATCCCCAGTATGACGATTGGCTACCCACGCGATTGCAATCTGTGGTGCACCAGTGGCGCTCTGCTATAAAACCCCAAATTGGTAATTTCTCCTCACACTAA
- the rpsG gene encoding 30S ribosomal protein S7 — protein sequence MSRRTVIQKRPVPPDSVYNSRLVSMMMRRIMQSGKKSVAAHIVYGAFKTIEERTGSDPLELFERAVRNATPLVEVKARRVGGATYQVPMEVRSDRGTALALRWLSQFARQRAGRTMASKLANELMDAANETGSAIRKREETHRMAEANKAFAHYRY from the coding sequence ATGTCTCGTCGTACTGTTATTCAAAAACGTCCTGTTCCTCCCGATTCTGTATACAACAGCCGCCTAGTCAGCATGATGATGCGGCGCATTATGCAAAGTGGTAAGAAGTCCGTTGCTGCCCATATTGTTTATGGTGCCTTCAAGACCATTGAGGAACGGACAGGCTCAGATCCTCTAGAGCTATTTGAAAGAGCAGTGCGGAATGCAACACCTCTCGTTGAGGTCAAAGCTCGTCGGGTGGGGGGAGCAACTTACCAAGTTCCTATGGAAGTCCGCTCTGATAGAGGTACTGCCCTCGCTTTACGCTGGTTAAGCCAATTTGCTCGCCAACGCGCTGGCCGAACCATGGCTAGCAAACTGGCGAACGAGTTGATGGATGCAGCTAACGAAACAGGCAGTGCAATTCGTAAGCGCGAAGAAACCCACCGAATGGCTGAAGCAAATAAGGCTTTCGCCCACTATCGGTATTGA
- the aroC gene encoding chorismate synthase produces the protein MGNTFGHLFRITTFGESHGGGVGVVIDGCPPTLELSAEEIQFELDRRRPGQSKITTPRKEADTCEILSGVFEGKTLGTPIAILVRNKDTRSQDYDEMVEKYRPSHADATYDAKYGIRNWQGGGRSSARETIGRVAAGAIAKKILKQVAGIEVISYVKRIKDLEAVINSKTVTLEQVESNIVRCPDLECAEQMIALVESARDQGDSLGGVVECVARSVPKGLGSPVFDKLEADLAKGVMSLPATKGFEIGSGFAGTLMTGSEHNDEFYIDEAGEIRTATNRSGGVQGGISNGEDIVIRVAFKPTATIRKEQRTVTTEGEETTLAGKGRHDPCVLPRAVPMVEAMVALVLCDHLLRHYGQCKVL, from the coding sequence ATGGGCAACACGTTTGGACATCTTTTTCGGATTACTACGTTCGGAGAATCCCACGGTGGTGGGGTTGGTGTCGTAATCGATGGTTGCCCCCCAACACTAGAGCTCTCTGCTGAAGAAATTCAGTTTGAACTCGATCGCCGTCGGCCTGGACAGAGCAAAATCACCACCCCTCGCAAAGAAGCAGATACCTGTGAAATTTTATCTGGGGTGTTTGAAGGCAAGACCCTCGGCACACCGATCGCAATCTTGGTGCGTAACAAAGATACCCGTTCTCAGGACTATGACGAGATGGTTGAGAAGTATCGTCCTTCTCATGCCGATGCCACCTATGACGCTAAGTATGGCATTCGCAACTGGCAGGGGGGTGGACGATCGTCTGCTAGAGAAACCATTGGTCGAGTCGCAGCAGGGGCGATCGCCAAAAAAATCCTCAAGCAAGTCGCTGGAATCGAGGTCATCAGCTATGTCAAGCGGATTAAAGACTTAGAAGCGGTGATTAACTCCAAAACAGTCACCCTAGAGCAAGTTGAAAGTAACATTGTGCGCTGCCCTGACCTAGAATGCGCTGAACAAATGATCGCCCTTGTGGAGTCGGCTCGCGATCAAGGTGATTCTCTAGGCGGGGTCGTTGAATGTGTAGCGCGCAGTGTCCCTAAAGGGCTGGGCTCTCCAGTCTTTGATAAGTTGGAAGCTGACTTAGCCAAAGGCGTGATGTCCTTACCTGCCACCAAAGGCTTTGAAATTGGCTCTGGCTTTGCTGGCACCTTAATGACGGGCAGCGAGCACAACGACGAATTTTACATCGATGAAGCTGGTGAAATTCGCACAGCAACTAACCGCTCTGGCGGTGTTCAAGGTGGCATCTCCAATGGAGAAGACATCGTGATTCGAGTTGCCTTCAAACCCACCGCAACGATCCGAAAAGAGCAACGTACTGTTACCACGGAAGGTGAAGAAACCACCCTCGCTGGTAAAGGTCGTCATGACCCTTGTGTCTTACCCAGAGCAGTGCCGATGGTAGAAGCGATGGTCGCCTTGGTGCTTTGCGATCATCTCCTGCGCCATTACGGTCAATGTAAGGTGCTGTAG
- a CDS encoding LON peptidase substrate-binding domain-containing protein — MASSSSIAVRELPLFPLPEVVLFPGRPLPLHIFEFRYRIMMNTILEGDRRFGVLMWDPVEGKPALVGCCAEILQFQRLPDDRIKIWTLGQQRFRVLEYVREKPYRVGLVEWIEDQPTEQELQPLATEVEQLLRDVVHLSAKLTGQVIELPESIPDLPLELSYWVASNLYGVATEQQALLEMHDTVARLEREAEILTSTRNHLAARTALKDVLKDTTK; from the coding sequence ATGGCATCCTCCTCATCAATTGCGGTCCGAGAACTGCCCCTATTTCCCCTCCCAGAAGTAGTCTTATTTCCCGGTCGACCTCTCCCACTGCACATTTTTGAATTCCGTTACCGGATCATGATGAATACCATCCTTGAGGGCGATCGCCGCTTCGGGGTATTGATGTGGGACCCGGTTGAAGGAAAACCTGCTTTAGTAGGATGCTGTGCTGAAATCCTCCAATTTCAACGCTTGCCCGATGACCGCATTAAGATATGGACCTTAGGTCAACAACGGTTTCGCGTATTGGAGTATGTTCGAGAAAAGCCTTACCGTGTGGGCCTTGTAGAGTGGATAGAAGACCAGCCCACCGAACAAGAGTTACAACCTTTAGCGACCGAAGTTGAACAGTTGCTCCGTGACGTCGTTCATCTTTCAGCCAAACTAACAGGGCAGGTGATTGAGCTACCAGAGAGTATTCCTGACCTACCACTGGAGCTATCTTATTGGGTTGCTAGCAACTTGTATGGCGTTGCAACTGAGCAGCAAGCCCTTTTAGAAATGCATGACACGGTAGCAAGACTAGAGCGAGAAGCAGAGATTCTCACGTCTACTCGCAATCATCTAGCTGCCCGGACTGCCTTAAAGGATGTTTTGAAAGACACAACCAAGTAA